From Calditrichota bacterium, the proteins below share one genomic window:
- the nuoE gene encoding NADH-quinone oxidoreductase subunit NuoE: MQTEDDIFAGCAGEEGELIPILQRMQQRDGYISEESVRKIARFLKVSENQVYGVASFYSQFRFVPPGRHSIRVCLGTACHVRGGQILLEAVQREVGIAPGQTSADGRFDLQRVACLGCCALAPVVQVNDDIHSRVTVIRLKEILSAYQ; this comes from the coding sequence GTGCAGACAGAGGATGACATCTTTGCCGGGTGCGCAGGTGAGGAAGGCGAGCTGATCCCGATCTTGCAGCGCATGCAGCAGAGGGACGGCTACATTTCCGAGGAGAGCGTGCGCAAAATCGCGCGTTTCCTGAAGGTGTCCGAGAACCAAGTTTACGGTGTAGCCTCTTTCTACTCCCAGTTCCGCTTTGTCCCTCCAGGTCGCCATTCGATTCGCGTGTGCTTAGGGACCGCCTGCCACGTGCGTGGGGGGCAGATCCTCTTGGAGGCGGTGCAGCGAGAAGTGGGCATTGCCCCGGGGCAGACCTCGGCGGACGGACGGTTCGACTTGCAGCGTGTGGCGTGCCTGGGGTGCTGTGCCTTGGCCCCGGTGGTGCAGGTGAACGACGACATCCACAGCCGGGTGACGGTGATCCGTCTCAAGGAGATACTGAGTGCCTACCAGTAG